In a single window of the Candidatus Margulisiibacteriota bacterium genome:
- a CDS encoding flagellar biosynthetic protein FliQ yields the protein MGETFIINLGRESIYIILLVTAPFLLSSLFIGIFISIIQAVTQIQDMTITFVPKFFVLGLIMLLMGGWIFGILQDFTVRLISSIALFTH from the coding sequence ATGGGTGAAACCTTTATCATAAATCTGGGACGCGAATCAATCTATATAATACTTCTGGTTACCGCACCTTTTTTGCTTTCCTCATTGTTTATCGGAATTTTTATTTCTATCATTCAGGCAGTAACCCAAATTCAGGATATGACAATTACTTTTGTGCCCAAATTCTTTGTGCTGGGCCTGATCATGTTGCTGATGGGCGGCTGGATTTTCGGTATATTACAGGATTTTACCGTCCGTTTAATATCAAGCATCGCACTTTTTACTCATTAA
- the fliP gene encoding flagellar type III secretion system pore protein FliP (The bacterial flagellar biogenesis protein FliP forms a type III secretion system (T3SS)-type pore required for flagellar assembly.), translating to MNFSIPKLTFALTQSNDPQSLNTALQILLVLTILSLAPSIIIMVTSFTRIIIVLGFIRNALGTQQTPPTQILVGIALFLTFFIMSPIFDKINREAIQPYTQGKISQQDALQKGLDPLREFMFKQTRKKDLLLFVKFANIKPMNKADIPTHVLIISFILSELKTAFQMGFVLFIPFLIVDIAVATILMSMGMMMLPPIMISLPFKILLFILVDGWNLVAASLLLSYK from the coding sequence ATGAATTTTTCCATACCCAAACTGACCTTTGCCCTTACCCAATCCAATGACCCGCAGTCATTAAACACAGCATTACAAATTCTTCTTGTGCTCACAATTTTGTCCCTGGCACCATCGATTATTATCATGGTCACATCTTTCACCAGAATTATTATTGTCCTGGGCTTTATCAGGAATGCTCTGGGTACCCAGCAAACACCACCTACTCAAATACTGGTAGGTATAGCCCTGTTTTTAACCTTTTTCATCATGTCCCCTATTTTTGACAAAATCAATAGAGAGGCTATCCAACCTTACACCCAGGGCAAAATCTCACAACAGGATGCCCTGCAAAAAGGGCTTGATCCGTTAAGAGAGTTCATGTTCAAACAAACCCGGAAAAAAGACTTGTTATTATTTGTTAAATTCGCCAATATCAAACCAATGAATAAAGCGGATATTCCCACACATGTTCTTATTATTTCCTTCATCCTGTCCGAGTTGAAGACAGCTTTCCAGATGGGTTTTGTTCTGTTTATTCCTTTTTTAATAGTAGATATTGCAGTTGCTACCATCCTTATGTCCATGGGTATGATGATGCTGCCGCCTATAATGATTTCTCTGCCTTTTAAAATTTTGCTGTTTATATTGGTGGACGGCTGGAACCTTGTCGCAGCTTCCTTACTCTTGAGTTATAAATAA